One window from the genome of Chloroherpetonaceae bacterium encodes:
- a CDS encoding NAD(P)H-hydrate dehydratase, protein MKYIVTPEEMRQADYDTIIKLRVSERQLMEVAGKECFNIIQSRYPDFKSKKFLVVCGKGNNGGDGIVLSRFLASQDVSLDLVYLGNESELKQDNIQNLKSLRQFISLGTSLRIFEADEGIPEIIKKGKYDFIIDAILGTGYRKSDHPDGIKRTELNNPFLPFLSEKELEKQGTSIKTNQSSPKEKLVNEAIQTVNILQNLNRSIVISLDLPSGLDAKSGIAQMETVQATLTIALGYPKTGYFFADGVKLSGEIVCADIGITDRLLPKNKIKWVDSNFVSENLPSRNREANKTTGGKVLVIAGSQEVSQSQIGAAVLTALGAINSGASYICVSAPSSSFNIFHTQVPEAILIDQNPSSILDKAKWANAIVIGPGFGRSSEKVNLMADILKQLLNNVSIRKPLVIDGDALYTISEMGLLNQLNFENVILTPHHGEFAKLLGLNSNYIEIEKLTLSRTFVNRFKANLLLKGPTTVILSNEESYFVTNGNENLATAGTGDVLSGMIASFAAQGCQIIHAAAISSFIMGKAVSLVSLKSRYPSASQIAQSIGFIISS, encoded by the coding sequence ATGAAATACATTGTCACCCCTGAAGAAATGCGTCAAGCCGACTACGATACCATCATTAAACTAAGGGTGTCAGAACGGCAATTGATGGAAGTTGCTGGTAAAGAGTGTTTTAATATCATCCAATCAAGATATCCCGATTTCAAATCAAAAAAGTTTCTTGTGGTGTGTGGTAAAGGAAATAACGGTGGAGATGGAATTGTTCTTAGCAGATTTCTTGCTTCTCAAGATGTCTCGCTCGACCTCGTTTATCTTGGAAATGAAAGTGAATTGAAACAGGATAATATCCAAAACTTAAAATCATTGCGTCAGTTTATCTCCCTTGGCACAAGTCTTAGAATCTTTGAGGCAGATGAAGGCATCCCTGAAATCATCAAAAAAGGAAAGTACGATTTTATCATTGATGCTATCCTAGGAACAGGCTATCGGAAATCAGATCACCCCGACGGTATAAAAAGAACAGAACTCAATAATCCTTTTCTCCCTTTTTTAAGCGAAAAAGAACTTGAGAAACAAGGCACATCAATCAAAACCAATCAATCGAGCCCAAAAGAAAAGTTGGTTAATGAAGCAATTCAAACGGTAAATATTCTTCAAAATTTGAATCGTAGCATTGTCATTTCACTCGATTTACCAAGCGGCTTAGATGCAAAAAGCGGGATAGCCCAAATGGAAACGGTTCAAGCGACTCTGACCATTGCGTTAGGGTATCCTAAAACAGGCTATTTTTTTGCAGATGGCGTTAAACTTTCAGGTGAAATCGTTTGCGCCGATATTGGAATTACTGACCGCCTTCTTCCAAAAAATAAAATAAAATGGGTCGATAGTAATTTCGTTTCAGAAAATCTTCCTTCACGAAATCGGGAAGCCAATAAAACAACAGGCGGAAAGGTTTTGGTAATCGCAGGTTCTCAAGAGGTGTCACAATCTCAAATAGGAGCGGCCGTATTAACGGCACTTGGTGCAATAAATTCGGGGGCCAGTTATATCTGTGTATCTGCACCCTCGTCTTCATTTAATATTTTTCATACTCAAGTTCCTGAAGCGATACTAATCGATCAAAATCCCTCGTCTATCCTTGATAAAGCGAAATGGGCAAATGCAATCGTCATTGGCCCCGGATTTGGAAGAAGTTCAGAAAAAGTAAATTTAATGGCGGATATACTCAAGCAACTTTTGAACAACGTCTCAATTCGTAAACCCTTGGTGATTGATGGAGATGCACTTTATACTATTTCTGAAATGGGTTTACTGAATCAATTGAATTTCGAGAATGTAATCCTTACCCCTCATCACGGTGAATTTGCTAAACTGCTTGGTCTCAATTCGAATTATATTGAAATTGAAAAATTAACCCTCTCACGCACTTTTGTAAACCGCTTTAAGGCCAATTTGTTGCTGAAAGGACCAACGACCGTCATTTTGTCAAATGAGGAATCCTATTTTGTAACAAACGGTAATGAAAATTTGGCAACAGCAGGTACAGGCGATGTGCTTTCAGGAATGATTGCCTCTTTTGCAGCTCAAGGTTGTCAGATCATTCATGCGGCGGCGATATCATCATTCATTATGGGCAAAGCAGTTTCTCTGGTATCCTTGAAGTCGCGGTATCCTTCTGCCTCTCAAATCGCTCAATCGATAGGTTTCATCATCTCAAGTTGA
- a CDS encoding thioredoxin-like domain-containing protein, whose protein sequence is MSTKSSPFLGLVNAPDIPASLPWYNTEQPLSLKNLQGRFVLLKFWTSGCINCLHTFDEVDQLRKKFHQDLVVIGVHTGKFTYERSGFLLRNAIQKIGIDFPVVDDFKYQIWESYTIQAWPSFILIAPNGKIIGQCSGEGSYKLLNQILSRAISYWVENKKYSPFDSQNEIQYGFHTNPFFSVQKKSGEVISGLNYPTGLATDHLKKRLFISDTGNHRILMIEESGVVLNAIGGLDAGFKDGEFSEVKFRKPRGIFFDEAHDCLFIADEGNHAIRRVSLAHRKVDTIAGNGFQSVVKPVQGRAEEIGLNSPWDIVKKGGSLIMAMAGSHQLWEFNLDSNSLQLLAGSGREELYDTRAEHAALAQPSSLLFHKDRLLFLDTESSALRSLELNDSADFEFKGVKHVKTLIGKGLFHFGDKDGEFDDALLQHPRGLAQHHEFVYLSDTYNHKIKRLDLRLRKIETLIDNTEYDLLMSEPEGIAISFPHLFIADSNHHRILCYNLETKTFRKVELIMQELNT, encoded by the coding sequence TTGAGTACGAAATCATCGCCATTTTTAGGATTAGTGAATGCCCCTGATATTCCGGCAAGTCTCCCTTGGTACAACACAGAACAGCCACTATCGCTGAAGAATCTCCAAGGAAGATTTGTCCTTTTGAAGTTTTGGACATCTGGCTGTATCAATTGCCTTCATACTTTTGATGAAGTTGATCAATTACGAAAAAAATTTCATCAGGATTTGGTTGTTATAGGGGTACACACCGGAAAATTTACTTATGAACGAAGCGGGTTTCTTCTAAGAAATGCGATTCAAAAAATTGGAATCGACTTTCCTGTTGTTGATGATTTCAAATATCAGATTTGGGAATCCTATACGATTCAAGCGTGGCCAAGTTTTATACTTATTGCACCAAATGGAAAAATTATTGGTCAGTGTTCCGGAGAAGGAAGTTACAAACTGCTCAATCAAATTCTTTCTCGTGCAATTAGTTATTGGGTAGAAAATAAAAAGTATAGTCCATTTGATTCACAAAATGAGATTCAATACGGGTTTCATACAAACCCTTTTTTTTCAGTTCAAAAGAAAAGTGGTGAAGTAATCTCCGGCCTAAATTATCCGACGGGGCTAGCAACAGATCATCTCAAGAAGCGACTATTTATATCTGATACCGGAAATCATCGAATTTTAATGATAGAAGAGAGCGGGGTTGTCTTGAATGCTATTGGAGGGTTGGACGCCGGTTTTAAAGACGGTGAATTTTCTGAAGTAAAATTTCGTAAGCCAAGAGGTATTTTTTTTGATGAAGCTCATGACTGTTTGTTTATTGCTGATGAAGGAAATCATGCGATTCGAAGGGTGAGTTTAGCTCATCGTAAAGTGGATACAATTGCTGGAAATGGATTTCAGAGCGTTGTGAAACCAGTACAGGGCCGTGCTGAGGAAATTGGGTTAAATAGCCCGTGGGATATTGTAAAAAAAGGCGGCTCGCTAATTATGGCTATGGCTGGTTCGCACCAACTATGGGAGTTTAATTTGGATTCAAATTCACTTCAGTTATTGGCAGGCTCGGGAAGAGAGGAATTGTATGACACTCGTGCAGAGCATGCCGCATTGGCTCAGCCTTCGTCCCTACTGTTCCACAAAGACCGTTTGCTTTTTTTAGATACTGAAAGCAGTGCTTTAAGAAGTCTTGAATTAAATGACTCCGCAGATTTTGAGTTTAAAGGTGTGAAACATGTAAAAACTTTAATTGGGAAAGGGCTTTTTCACTTTGGGGATAAAGATGGGGAATTTGATGATGCATTGCTACAACATCCGAGAGGACTCGCTCAGCATCACGAATTCGTTTACCTCTCAGATACATATAATCATAAAATCAAACGGCTTGATTTGAGATTAAGGAAAATTGAAACCCTTATCGATAATACCGAATATGATTTATTGATGAGTGAGCCGGAAGGAATTGCGATTTCCTTTCCTCATTTATTCATTGCCGATTCGAATCATCATCGAATTTTATGTTACAATCTTGAAACAAAAACATTTCGCAAAGTGGAACTTATCATGCAAGAACTTAATACTTAG